Proteins encoded by one window of Nocardioides euryhalodurans:
- the hisS gene encoding histidine--tRNA ligase encodes MATRISPLSGFPELLPSQRAVEREVIASLSRTFELHGFANIETRVVEPLDRLAKGGEIDKEIYVLRRLQAEDAGDDTGLGLHFDLTVPFARYVLEHAGHLEFPFRRFQVQPAWRGERPQEGRYRQFTQADVDIVGRDVLPFHHDVEVMGVMVAALAALPLPPVSFQFNNRKLIQGFYRGLGIADVTEAIRVIDKLDKLPAEEVATQLVERVGATPEQAQRCLDLATIRVPDTSFVERVRALGVEDELLDEGLAELAAVVEGCAAGAHGGVSVEANLRIARGLDYYTGTVVEIFMSGYERLKSVGGGGRYDALASDGRTTYPGVGVSFGVSRTLVPLIADGVLSGSRPVPSAVLVALTDEDARPASESVARSLRARGIPCEVAPAPQKFGKQIRFAERRGIPYVWFLPVAGGEGHEVKDIRSGDQVAADPDTWSPPAEDLRPTIVTTEEQQ; translated from the coding sequence ATGGCCACCAGGATCAGCCCGCTGAGCGGGTTCCCCGAGCTGCTGCCCTCGCAGCGCGCCGTCGAGCGCGAGGTGATCGCCTCGCTCTCGCGCACCTTCGAGCTGCACGGTTTCGCCAACATCGAGACCCGGGTCGTGGAGCCGCTCGACCGGCTCGCCAAGGGCGGCGAGATCGACAAGGAGATCTACGTCCTGCGACGGCTCCAGGCCGAGGACGCGGGCGACGACACCGGTCTGGGCCTCCACTTCGACCTCACGGTGCCCTTCGCCCGCTACGTGCTGGAGCACGCGGGTCACCTCGAGTTCCCGTTCCGCCGGTTCCAGGTCCAGCCGGCCTGGCGCGGCGAGCGCCCGCAGGAGGGTCGCTACCGCCAGTTCACGCAGGCCGACGTCGACATCGTCGGCCGTGACGTGCTGCCCTTCCACCACGACGTCGAGGTGATGGGCGTGATGGTGGCGGCGCTGGCCGCGCTGCCGCTGCCGCCGGTCTCCTTCCAGTTCAACAACCGCAAGCTGATCCAGGGCTTCTACCGCGGTCTCGGCATCGCCGACGTCACCGAGGCGATCCGGGTCATCGACAAGCTCGACAAGCTGCCGGCCGAGGAGGTCGCCACCCAGCTCGTCGAGCGGGTCGGGGCCACGCCCGAGCAGGCGCAGCGCTGCCTGGACCTGGCGACCATCCGGGTCCCCGACACCTCGTTCGTGGAGCGGGTCCGGGCGCTGGGCGTCGAGGACGAGCTGCTCGACGAGGGCCTGGCCGAGCTGGCCGCCGTCGTCGAGGGGTGCGCCGCCGGAGCCCACGGTGGTGTGAGCGTCGAGGCGAACCTGCGGATCGCGCGCGGGCTGGACTACTACACGGGCACCGTGGTCGAGATCTTCATGAGCGGTTACGAGCGGCTGAAGTCCGTCGGCGGCGGGGGCCGGTACGACGCTCTCGCGAGCGACGGCAGGACGACGTACCCGGGAGTGGGCGTGTCGTTCGGCGTCTCCCGCACGCTCGTCCCGCTGATCGCCGACGGCGTGCTCTCCGGGAGCCGGCCGGTCCCGAGCGCCGTGCTGGTGGCGCTCACCGACGAGGACGCGCGTCCCGCGAGCGAGTCCGTCGCCCGCTCGCTGCGGGCCCGCGGCATCCCCTGCGAGGTCGCCCCGGCGCCGCAGAAGTTCGGCAAGCAGATCCGCTTCGCCGAGCGGCGCGGCATCCCCTACGTCTGGTTCCTCCCCGTGGCCGGGGGAGAGGGCCACGAGGTGAAGGACATCCGCAGTGGCGACCAGGTCGCCGCCGATCCCGACACCTGGTCACCCCCGGCCGAGGACCTCCGTCCGACCATCGTCACCACCGAGGAGCAGCAGTGA
- the aspS gene encoding aspartate--tRNA ligase: MIRTHDAGTLSAANVGETVTLAGWVARRRDHGGVAFLDLREASGVVQVVVRDEAVAHSLRSEFCLKVTGEVGKRPEGNANPNIPTGEIEVVATDVEVLSAAAALPFPIDEHVEVGEEARLKHRYLDLRRPGPAAALRLRSKVNKAARDVLDGHGFVEIETPTLTRSTPEGARDFLVPARLQPGSWYALPQSPQLFKQLLMVAGMERYFQIARCYRDEDFRADRQPEFTQLDIEMSFVEQDDVIALSEEILTALWRLAGHEITTPIPRITYADSMARYGSDKPDLRMGQELVDCTAYFANTPFRVFQADYVGAVVMPGGASQPRKQLDAWQEWAKQRGARGLAYVLVQEDGELTGPVAKNITDEEKAGIAAHVGAQPGDCIFFGAGAVKSSRALLGAARLEIGRRCGLIDESAWSFVWVVDAPLFEPTGDATAAGDVAVGSGAWTAVHHAFTSPQDVETFDSQPGEALAWAYDIVCNGNEIGGGSIRIHREDVQKRVFEVMGLGADEAQEKFGFLLDAFKYGAPPHGGIAFGWDRIVALLAGTDSIRDVIAFPKSGGGFDPLTAAPAAITPEQRKEAGVDAEPAPREAGAEG; this comes from the coding sequence GTGATCCGCACCCACGACGCCGGCACGTTGAGTGCCGCCAACGTCGGAGAGACCGTCACCCTGGCCGGCTGGGTCGCGCGCCGCCGCGACCACGGCGGCGTCGCGTTCCTGGACCTCCGTGAGGCCAGCGGCGTGGTGCAGGTCGTCGTGCGCGACGAGGCCGTCGCCCACAGCCTGCGCAGCGAGTTCTGCCTCAAGGTCACCGGGGAGGTCGGCAAGCGCCCCGAGGGCAACGCCAACCCCAACATCCCCACCGGCGAGATCGAGGTCGTCGCCACCGACGTCGAGGTGCTCAGCGCGGCGGCGGCGCTGCCGTTCCCCATCGACGAGCACGTGGAGGTGGGGGAGGAGGCGCGGCTCAAGCACCGCTACCTCGACCTGCGTCGCCCCGGCCCTGCCGCTGCGCTCCGGCTCCGGAGCAAGGTCAACAAGGCCGCGCGGGACGTCCTCGACGGCCACGGCTTCGTCGAGATCGAGACCCCGACGCTGACGCGCTCGACCCCCGAGGGCGCGCGCGACTTCCTGGTGCCGGCACGGCTGCAGCCCGGCAGCTGGTACGCCCTCCCGCAGAGCCCGCAGCTGTTCAAGCAGCTGCTCATGGTGGCCGGCATGGAGCGCTACTTCCAGATCGCCCGCTGCTACCGCGACGAGGACTTCCGGGCCGACCGTCAGCCGGAGTTCACCCAGCTCGACATCGAGATGAGCTTCGTCGAGCAGGACGACGTGATCGCGCTGTCCGAGGAGATCTTGACCGCGCTGTGGCGGCTCGCCGGCCACGAGATCACCACCCCGATCCCGCGGATCACCTACGCCGACTCGATGGCCCGCTACGGCTCGGACAAGCCCGACCTGCGGATGGGCCAGGAGCTCGTCGACTGCACGGCGTACTTCGCGAACACCCCGTTCCGGGTCTTCCAGGCCGACTACGTCGGCGCCGTCGTGATGCCGGGCGGGGCGTCGCAGCCCCGCAAGCAGCTCGACGCCTGGCAGGAGTGGGCCAAGCAGCGCGGCGCGCGCGGGCTGGCGTACGTCCTGGTGCAGGAGGACGGCGAGCTCACCGGGCCCGTCGCCAAGAACATCACCGACGAGGAGAAGGCCGGGATCGCCGCCCACGTGGGGGCGCAGCCCGGCGACTGCATCTTCTTCGGTGCCGGCGCCGTGAAGTCGAGCCGGGCCCTGCTCGGGGCGGCGCGGCTGGAGATCGGTCGGCGCTGCGGCCTGATCGACGAGAGCGCCTGGTCGTTCGTGTGGGTCGTCGACGCGCCGCTCTTCGAGCCGACGGGTGACGCCACCGCTGCCGGGGACGTGGCCGTGGGCAGCGGTGCCTGGACGGCGGTGCACCACGCGTTCACCTCGCCGCAGGACGTCGAGACCTTCGACTCCCAGCCGGGCGAGGCGCTCGCCTGGGCCTACGACATCGTCTGCAACGGCAACGAGATCGGCGGCGGGTCGATCCGTATTCACCGCGAGGACGTGCAGAAGCGGGTCTTCGAGGTCATGGGCCTGGGTGCCGACGAGGCGCAGGAGAAGTTCGGCTTCCTGCTCGACGCCTTCAAGTACGGCGCCCCGCCGCACGGCGGCATCGCCTTCGGGTGGGACCGGATCGTGGCGCTGCTCGCCGGCACCGACTCGATCCGCGACGTCATCGCCTTCCCCAAGTCCGGCGGCGGGTTCGACCCGCTGACCGCGGCGCCGGCGGCGATCACGCCCGAGCAGCGCAAGGAGGCCGGTGTGGACGCCGAGCCCGCTCCCCGCGAGGCTGGCGCCGAGGGCTGA
- a CDS encoding MBL fold metallo-hydrolase — MFIAGFPAGPWGTNCYVVATGAGQECVVVDPGKDAAEGVAQVVREHGLKPVAVVATHGHLDHIWCVTPVSGAYDATAWIHSRDRHLLTDPLAGMSDDTRAMMPQLLGGAEHQWLEPDDVRTLDDASTLELAGVTFTVDHTPGHTEGSVTFRMPYDGEVSQVLFSGDLLFAGSIGRTDLPGGDHPTMLRSLRDKVLPLADDVVVLPGHGEQTSIGRERTTNPYLLELADSGEAGRVTRGL, encoded by the coding sequence GTGTTCATCGCCGGCTTCCCCGCAGGTCCGTGGGGCACCAACTGCTACGTCGTGGCCACCGGCGCAGGCCAGGAGTGCGTCGTGGTCGACCCCGGCAAGGACGCCGCCGAGGGGGTCGCCCAGGTCGTGCGCGAGCACGGCCTCAAGCCGGTGGCGGTGGTGGCGACCCACGGCCACCTCGACCACATCTGGTGCGTCACCCCCGTCTCCGGCGCCTACGACGCGACCGCGTGGATCCACTCGCGCGACCGGCACCTGCTCACCGACCCGCTGGCCGGCATGAGCGACGACACGCGGGCGATGATGCCGCAGCTGCTCGGTGGGGCCGAGCACCAGTGGCTGGAGCCCGACGACGTCCGCACGCTCGACGACGCCAGCACGCTGGAGCTCGCCGGCGTGACCTTCACCGTCGACCACACCCCCGGCCACACCGAGGGCTCGGTCACCTTCCGGATGCCCTACGACGGCGAGGTGTCGCAGGTGCTGTTCTCCGGCGACCTGCTCTTCGCGGGGTCGATCGGGCGTACCGACCTGCCCGGCGGCGACCACCCGACGATGCTGCGCAGCCTGCGCGACAAGGTGCTGCCGCTGGCCGACGACGTCGTCGTGCTGCCCGGGCACGGGGAGCAGACCTCGATCGGGCGCGAGCGGACCACCAACCCCTACCTCCTCGAGCTCGCCGACAGCGGCGAGGCGGGACGAGTCACCCGAGGACTGTGA
- a CDS encoding M48 family metalloprotease, which translates to MVAETRPPDAPEGARPDVLGYPSPTTSRYLVFVAALLASGLFVGNYVHTMVWGDSWQETVAVCLNRTSGLETSTDLVTSSRAFSACTADVERTRAAVTALGAVTVAAAAVALMWLAPLVVVRRRRLRPFPPALGGAAERFAALAGAAGVTARVVPVLGATDQRDGFTFGAPGHYRVALPPAAAVRWRDPAVFDPLVAHELAHVRHRDVPLAWLTRLVWWALAPLLALPVVVGLVVQDYSILGSYVWRVGLLVVVVALLSSQLLRTREHDADLRAAQLLDGPDAVLGLVRRLRPHTGSTLGRLLAKHPDPPRRVAALEAPTLVTRTGLLDGLTGGFLSAAALPLLVAALTPALAGSGQVVVGYLLAAALLGPMLAGSVGLGVWRAILYGVLEERPVSTTGVAVGTGVGLVLGQAVSLQQAGIGTLTGVDAPGWLLVTGLAGGGAVLVSAGLAHLWADAAPRVPRARPAWLVALVVNSLLFSTVLWACSVFQSAVDLGGWALGREALMSTLSPWWAVAVVGVLAVAAAAAMGLRPGGRPAPRWLVEGEATAWPEAPSLAVRTLLVGALAGSAAATTVVAYRVAAGPAASDQATLQRFLAYQWSAALSAAAVLVALVLAARTRGAGAALLGAPVAVLCALLGFMTLNTALGGPVDGRLAAEFLRPAAVLGFYACLLTAPVAALVASAVRRRRPDASPAPRPLPLLALALCLPLALAGGATAVAGRDVLVGPADPAGLLTVADPTADERPEALRTELVAYESETVPQLLDTYARAAAQAQQITADPNLDDTTRAASMEALVVAPLADLSEQLGEVALGDERLVAAHREAQLGVETAITRFRLWGDAGPSPDQATLAELRSLQVQEAQHWQRWSDQRQALLDEVLGSS; encoded by the coding sequence ATGGTCGCCGAGACCCGCCCCCCGGACGCTCCGGAGGGCGCCCGCCCCGACGTGCTCGGCTATCCCAGCCCCACGACGTCGCGCTACCTCGTCTTCGTGGCCGCACTGCTCGCATCGGGCCTGTTCGTGGGCAACTACGTCCACACCATGGTGTGGGGCGACTCGTGGCAGGAGACGGTGGCGGTCTGCCTCAACCGCACCAGCGGCCTCGAGACCTCCACCGACCTGGTCACGAGCAGCCGTGCCTTCAGCGCCTGCACCGCCGACGTCGAGCGCACCCGCGCCGCGGTGACGGCCCTGGGTGCGGTCACGGTCGCGGCCGCCGCCGTCGCCCTGATGTGGCTGGCACCACTGGTGGTCGTACGCCGGCGTCGACTGCGGCCGTTCCCGCCCGCGCTCGGGGGCGCGGCCGAACGGTTCGCCGCCCTGGCCGGTGCCGCCGGCGTCACGGCGCGCGTGGTCCCCGTGCTCGGCGCGACCGACCAGCGGGACGGCTTCACGTTCGGAGCACCCGGCCACTACCGCGTGGCGCTTCCGCCCGCGGCGGCCGTGCGCTGGCGCGACCCGGCCGTCTTCGACCCCCTGGTGGCCCACGAGCTGGCGCACGTCCGGCACCGGGACGTCCCGCTCGCCTGGTTGACCCGCCTCGTGTGGTGGGCGCTGGCCCCGCTGCTGGCACTGCCCGTCGTCGTCGGCCTCGTGGTGCAGGACTACTCGATCCTGGGCAGCTACGTGTGGCGGGTCGGCCTGCTGGTCGTGGTCGTCGCGCTGCTCTCCAGCCAGCTCCTGCGCACCCGTGAGCACGACGCCGACCTGCGCGCCGCCCAGCTCCTCGACGGGCCCGACGCCGTCCTGGGGCTCGTACGCCGGCTGCGCCCGCACACCGGGTCGACGCTCGGCCGCCTGCTGGCGAAGCATCCCGATCCCCCGAGAAGGGTGGCCGCCCTGGAGGCGCCCACCCTCGTCACCCGGACCGGACTGCTCGACGGCCTCACCGGCGGGTTCCTGTCCGCCGCCGCGCTACCGCTCCTGGTGGCTGCCCTCACCCCTGCACTCGCCGGCTCCGGGCAGGTGGTCGTCGGCTACCTGCTCGCCGCTGCCCTCCTCGGCCCGATGCTGGCCGGCTCCGTCGGACTCGGCGTGTGGCGGGCGATCCTCTACGGGGTCCTCGAGGAGCGGCCCGTGTCGACGACGGGGGTGGCGGTCGGCACCGGCGTCGGGCTGGTCCTGGGCCAGGCGGTCTCGCTGCAGCAGGCGGGCATCGGGACGCTCACCGGGGTGGACGCCCCCGGCTGGCTGCTCGTCACCGGTTTGGCCGGCGGTGGCGCGGTGCTCGTCAGCGCGGGGCTCGCCCACCTGTGGGCCGACGCCGCCCCCCGCGTCCCGCGCGCCCGGCCGGCCTGGCTGGTCGCGCTGGTCGTGAACTCGCTGCTGTTCAGCACCGTGCTGTGGGCCTGCAGCGTCTTCCAGAGCGCCGTCGACCTCGGCGGCTGGGCGCTCGGGCGCGAGGCACTGATGTCGACGCTGTCCCCCTGGTGGGCCGTCGCGGTCGTCGGGGTGCTGGCCGTCGCGGCGGCGGCTGCGATGGGCCTGCGCCCCGGCGGTCGCCCCGCCCCCCGCTGGCTGGTGGAGGGCGAGGCGACGGCGTGGCCCGAGGCGCCCTCGCTCGCGGTCCGGACGCTCCTGGTCGGCGCGCTGGCCGGCTCCGCGGCCGCCACGACGGTCGTGGCCTACCGGGTCGCCGCCGGCCCCGCGGCGAGCGACCAGGCCACGCTCCAGCGGTTCCTGGCCTACCAGTGGTCGGCCGCACTCAGTGCTGCGGCGGTGCTGGTGGCGCTGGTGCTCGCCGCACGGACCCGTGGCGCCGGTGCGGCGCTGCTGGGCGCCCCGGTGGCGGTGCTCTGCGCGCTCCTGGGCTTCATGACCCTCAACACCGCCCTCGGCGGGCCGGTCGACGGCCGGCTGGCCGCCGAGTTCCTGCGTCCCGCGGCGGTGCTGGGGTTCTACGCGTGCCTGCTCACGGCTCCGGTCGCCGCGCTGGTCGCCTCGGCCGTACGTCGCCGCCGGCCGGACGCGTCACCGGCGCCCCGACCGCTCCCGCTGCTGGCGCTGGCGCTCTGCCTACCCCTGGCCCTGGCCGGGGGCGCGACGGCGGTCGCAGGACGTGACGTGCTGGTCGGCCCCGCGGATCCCGCCGGCCTGCTGACCGTGGCCGACCCCACCGCCGATGAGCGGCCGGAGGCGCTCCGGACCGAGCTGGTCGCGTACGAGTCGGAGACCGTGCCGCAGCTGCTGGACACCTATGCCCGGGCCGCGGCTCAGGCCCAGCAGATCACGGCCGACCCGAACCTGGACGACACCACCCGCGCGGCCTCGATGGAGGCGCTGGTCGTGGCTCCGCTGGCCGATCTCTCCGAGCAGCTCGGTGAGGTCGCGCTCGGCGACGAGCGCCTCGTCGCGGCACACCGGGAGGCGCAGCTCGGGGTCGAGACAGCGATCACCCGGTTCCGGCTGTGGGGCGACGCCGGACCCTCCCCCGACCAGGCCACGCTCGCCGAGCTGCGCTCCCTGCAGGTGCAGGAGGCGCAGCACTGGCAGCGCTGGTCCGACCAGCGGCAGGCCCTCCTCGACGAGGTCCTCGGGAGCTCCTGA
- a CDS encoding DUF6167 family protein, with protein sequence MSRGLWFVAGAGAGIYGMVRGRRAAEAFTADGLQDRFNALFLGARLFRDEVAQGAADRETELRERFGVLPHGTPQLPTPGRSPSERSTPQETGEVTT encoded by the coding sequence ATGAGCCGCGGGCTCTGGTTCGTCGCCGGCGCCGGCGCGGGGATCTACGGCATGGTGCGGGGCCGCCGCGCTGCGGAGGCGTTCACCGCCGACGGGCTCCAGGACCGGTTCAACGCGTTGTTCCTCGGCGCCCGGCTCTTCCGCGACGAGGTCGCCCAGGGTGCCGCCGACCGCGAAACCGAGTTGCGGGAGCGCTTCGGCGTCCTGCCTCATGGGACACCACAGCTGCCCACACCGGGACGCTCCCCTTCCGAGCGCTCCACCCCCCAAGAGACTGGAGAGGTCACCACCTGA
- a CDS encoding replication-associated recombination protein A, giving the protein MVVEGLFDVPGVPDSRQGPGSGSLGVNTHSSAPLPVRMRPRTLDELVGQEQLRAPGSPLRQLIEGDQATSLLLWGPPGTGKTTIAAIVSQQTDRRFVEVSAVSAGVKEVRAAIDAARAELSRGGSETVLFVDEVHRFSKAQQDALLPGVENRWVTLVAATTENPFFSVISPLLSRSLLLRLQPLTDDGVRAVMENALVDERGLAAEYQLDEDAREHLVRLAGGDARRSLTYLEAAARAAGARGAATIDLESAEAAVDQAAVRYDRQGDQHYDVVSAWIKSMRGSDADAALHYLARMIEAGEDPRFIARRLVVHASEDVGLADPTVLQTAVAAAQAVQLIGMPEARINLAQATIALSVAPKSNAVIKAIDQAMADVRAGKIGTVPAHLRDAHYGGAGDLGHGKGYVYSHDAPYGIATQQYAPDAVSGARYYQPTTLGAEAAVAERWDRIRKLVRGE; this is encoded by the coding sequence CTGGTCGTGGAAGGCCTCTTCGACGTCCCGGGCGTGCCGGACTCCCGCCAGGGACCCGGGAGCGGATCGCTCGGCGTCAACACCCACTCCTCGGCGCCGTTGCCGGTACGGATGCGACCCCGGACGCTCGACGAGCTCGTCGGGCAGGAGCAGCTGCGGGCCCCCGGCTCGCCGTTGCGGCAGCTGATCGAGGGCGACCAGGCCACCTCCTTGCTGCTCTGGGGGCCGCCGGGGACCGGCAAGACCACGATCGCCGCCATCGTGAGCCAGCAGACCGACCGCCGGTTCGTCGAGGTCTCGGCGGTGTCGGCGGGCGTGAAGGAGGTGCGCGCCGCGATCGACGCGGCCCGCGCGGAGCTGAGCCGGGGCGGCAGCGAGACGGTGCTGTTCGTCGACGAGGTGCACCGCTTCAGCAAGGCGCAGCAGGACGCGCTGCTGCCGGGGGTCGAGAACCGCTGGGTCACGCTGGTGGCGGCCACGACGGAGAACCCGTTCTTCTCGGTGATCTCGCCGTTGCTGTCCCGGAGCCTGCTGCTGCGGCTGCAGCCGCTGACCGACGACGGCGTCCGGGCCGTGATGGAGAACGCGCTGGTCGACGAGCGGGGGCTGGCGGCGGAGTACCAGCTCGACGAGGACGCCCGCGAGCACCTCGTACGACTGGCCGGTGGCGACGCCCGTCGCTCCTTGACCTACCTCGAGGCGGCAGCCCGGGCCGCCGGTGCCCGTGGTGCCGCGACGATCGACCTGGAGTCGGCGGAGGCGGCCGTCGACCAGGCGGCCGTGCGCTACGACCGCCAGGGGGACCAGCACTACGACGTGGTCAGTGCGTGGATCAAGTCGATGCGGGGATCCGACGCCGACGCGGCGCTGCACTACCTGGCGCGGATGATCGAGGCGGGGGAGGACCCGCGCTTCATCGCGCGCCGCCTGGTCGTCCACGCCAGCGAGGACGTCGGGCTCGCCGACCCGACCGTGCTCCAGACCGCCGTGGCGGCCGCGCAGGCCGTGCAGCTGATCGGCATGCCCGAGGCGCGGATCAACCTCGCCCAGGCGACCATCGCGCTCTCGGTCGCTCCGAAGTCGAACGCCGTGATCAAGGCGATCGACCAGGCGATGGCGGACGTCCGGGCGGGCAAGATCGGCACGGTGCCGGCCCACCTGCGCGACGCCCACTACGGCGGGGCCGGCGACCTCGGCCACGGCAAGGGGTACGTCTACAGCCACGACGCGCCGTACGGCATCGCCACCCAGCAGTACGCCCCCGACGCGGTGTCCGGCGCGCGGTACTACCAACCCACCACCCTGGGCGCCGAGGCCGCCGTCGCCGAGCGGTGGGACCGGATCCGCAAGCTGGTGCGGGGCGAGTAG
- a CDS encoding DUF349 domain-containing protein: MTSHEWGRVAEDGTVYVRTADGERAVGQYPEGSPEDALAFYTRRYDALALEVQLLEQRVNAGVLSPDEAVEAIKTVRGQVVEANAVGDLGSLSGRLDALSPVLASQRKARKEEKAQKAAESRDAKEGIAAEAERIAEGNDWRNGANKLRDLLDQWKALPRIDRASDDALWRRFSSARTTYTRRRKAHFAEQSEKRESARVVKERLATQAEALADSTDWGGTAGAFRDLMRQWKAAGPAPRDVDERLWQRFRGAQDTFFGARDAAQAEQDQEFAANAEVKEALLVEAEALLPVTDLAAAKRGLRDIAERWEAAGKVPRDRIKELEGRMRKVEQEIRSVEEEQWRRTDPEKSARADDMVSKLESAIADIQAELDAARAAGNEKLVKDLEENLASRQSFLDMARRASADFSG, from the coding sequence GTGACCAGCCACGAGTGGGGACGAGTCGCCGAGGACGGCACGGTCTACGTCAGGACCGCTGACGGCGAACGTGCCGTCGGCCAGTATCCCGAGGGCTCTCCCGAGGACGCCCTGGCGTTCTACACCCGGCGCTACGACGCGCTCGCCCTCGAGGTCCAGCTGCTCGAGCAGCGGGTCAACGCCGGCGTGCTGTCACCCGACGAGGCGGTCGAGGCGATCAAGACCGTCCGCGGCCAGGTCGTCGAGGCGAACGCCGTGGGTGACCTCGGCTCGCTCTCGGGGCGACTCGACGCCCTCTCCCCCGTGCTGGCGAGCCAGCGCAAGGCGCGCAAGGAGGAGAAGGCCCAGAAGGCCGCCGAGTCCAGGGACGCCAAGGAGGGCATCGCCGCCGAGGCGGAGAGGATCGCCGAGGGCAACGACTGGCGCAACGGCGCCAACAAGCTGCGCGACCTGCTCGACCAGTGGAAGGCGCTGCCCCGCATCGACCGGGCCTCCGACGACGCGCTGTGGCGGCGGTTCTCGTCCGCGCGCACGACGTACACCCGGCGCCGCAAGGCGCACTTCGCCGAGCAGAGCGAGAAGCGCGAGTCCGCCCGGGTCGTCAAGGAGCGGCTGGCGACCCAGGCCGAGGCGCTCGCGGACTCGACCGACTGGGGTGGGACCGCGGGAGCCTTCCGCGACCTGATGCGCCAGTGGAAGGCCGCCGGACCCGCCCCCCGCGACGTGGACGAACGGCTCTGGCAGCGCTTCCGGGGCGCGCAGGACACCTTCTTCGGTGCCCGCGACGCCGCGCAGGCCGAGCAGGACCAGGAGTTCGCAGCCAACGCGGAGGTCAAGGAGGCGCTGCTCGTCGAGGCCGAGGCGCTGCTGCCGGTGACCGACCTCGCCGCGGCCAAGCGCGGGCTGCGCGACATCGCCGAGCGCTGGGAGGCCGCCGGCAAGGTTCCGCGGGACCGCATCAAGGAGCTCGAGGGCCGGATGCGCAAGGTGGAGCAGGAGATCCGCTCCGTCGAGGAGGAGCAGTGGCGGCGCACGGACCCGGAGAAGTCGGCCCGTGCCGACGACATGGTCTCCAAGCTGGAGTCCGCGATCGCCGACATCCAGGCCGAGCTCGACGCCGCCCGCGCGGCGGGCAACGAGAAGCTGGTCAAGGACCTCGAGGAGAACCTCGCCTCGCGCCAGTCGTTCCTCGACATGGCCCGGCGGGCCTCGGCGGACTTCTCCGGCTGA